CTGAAGGCTGGCAGACGATTGCCTTTGCTCGTGACTGGACCGGACCTGCACGTCTGCAGAACGGAACATCCTTCTTTTACTTTGCAACAGATCAATGGAGATACGAGGAGACCCAAGTAGGAGAGTTGACTTCGGCGCTTGAGGGCGAACCGCGGTTCCAGCATGTGGCTGATTATAATGTGATGGCTGCGCGTATGGGCTGGCTTCCATCTTATCCACAATTCAATCGTAACTCGATTGATCTGCATCAGGATGCACTGCAGGCTGGAGCAACGACGAAGGAAGAGATCGGTGCTTATGTAGCCTTAGAATTGCAGAACAAAAATCTGAAGTTCTCAATCGAGCAACCGGATGATCCAGCGAACTTTCCGCGTGTACTATTTGTCTGGAGAGCGAATCTGATCTCAAGTTCCGGCAAAGGACATGAGTATTTCCTCAAGCATCTGCTCGGTGCAACGAACGGATTGCTGAATGATGACGATCATGGACTGCGCCCAGAGCATGTGGAATGGGTGGATGAAGCACCGGAAGGCAAACTCGACCTGATGATCAATATGGATTTCCGGATGGCAGGTACGGCGATGTATTCCGATATTGTTCTGCCAGCAGCGACCTGGTATGAAAAAAGCGATCTGAGCAGTACGGATATGCATCCGTTCGTTCATCCATTTAATCCGGCGGTAGCCAAGCAATGGGAATCCCGTTCGGACTGGGATACCTTCAAGGAAATTGCACGTGTATTCTCCGAGATGGCTGCGCAGCAATTTGATGGTCCACAGAAGGAGATCATAGCTACACCGCTGTTGCATGATTCACCAGATGAGCTTGCTCAACCGTACGGAGAGATCAAAGACTGGAGTGCGGGAGAATGTGAAGCAGTCCCGGGTAAAACGATGCCGCATATTCAGGTCGTGGAACGTGACTATGCTGCCGTATATAACAAAATGATCAGCCTTGGATCTGTGGTGAAGGATAAACCAATCGGTACCAAAGGCATATCCTGGTCGGCCAGTGAAGAGTATGAAAAACTCAAGGGCATCCTGGGCGTGCATCGTAAAGATGGCGTTGGACAAGGATGTCCGGATCTGAGCACAGACCGTAATGTTGCGGAGGCCATTTTGACCTTGTCCAGTACAACGAACGGCAAGATGGCTGTGCGTGCGTGGGAAGCGCTTGAACAGAAAACGGCATTGCATCTGAAAGATTTGGCTGAGGAACGGTCTGAGGAATGTTTTACGTTTGACGAGATCACTTCCAAACCGAAAACGGTCATTACCTCGCCTGCATTCAGCGGATCAGAAAAAGGCGGACGCCGATATTCGCCATTCACCACCAATGTGGAGCGCCTGATTCCATGGCGTACATTGACGGGCAGACAGCAGTTCTATATTGATCATGCAATGCTCCGCGAGTTTGGAGAGACATTAGCGACATTTAAACCTGTGCTGAAGCATACACCGTTCCATCCAAACAGCAAACGTCCGATCGAAGGTGGCAAGGAAATTGTACTGAATTACCTGACACCGCATAATAAGTGGTCGATCCACAGTATGTACTATGATGCGCTGCCGATGCTGACGTTGTTCCGAGGTGGCCCGACAATCTGGATGAATTACGAAGATGCAGAAGAAGCCGGACTGGTCGATAACGACTGGATCGAATGTTTCAACCGTAACGGGGTAGTCGTTGCCAGAGCCGTAGTGACGCACCGAATTCCTCGCGGCATGGCATTCATGTATCACGCTCAGGACCGTCATATTAATGTTCCGGGCACCAAAATATCACAGACACGTGGGGGTACGCATAACAGTCCGACACGTATTCATGTGAAGCCCACCCATATGATCGGTGGTTATGCCCAGTTAAGTTATGGCTTCAACTACTATGGCCCGACAGGCAATCAGCGTGACCTCAATGTCATCATAAGAAAACTGCAGGAGGTGGATTGGCTTGAAGATTAAAGCACAAGTCAGTATGGTCATGAATCTGGACAAATGCATAGGGTGCCATACATGTAGTGTTACGTGCAAAAACACCTGGACCAATCGTCCAGGTGCAGAATATATGTACTGGAACAATGTAGAGACCAAGCCAGGGGTCGGTTATCCGAAACAATGGGAGGACCAGGAGCGTTATCGCGGTGGCTGGGAGATGAAGAATGGCAAACTGGAATTGAAGTCCGGCACACGGGCAAGACGCTTGCTTAACATTTTCCATAACCCGGATCAGCCTACCATTGATGATTATTACGAGCCATGGACCTACGAGTATGAGAAACTGACGAACAGCCCGGAGAAAAAACATCAGCCTGTAGCAAGACCGAAATCCCAGATTACCGGTGAATATATGAATCTGGAGTGGGGACCTAACTGGGAGGATGATCTGGCAGGTGCCCATGTAACCGGGATGGAAGACCCCAATATGAAGGGTGTCGAGGATTCGATCAAAATGGATTTTGAACAGGTATTCATGATGTATCTGCCACGGATCTGTGAACACTGCCTTAACCCGGCCTGTGTGTCCTCCTGTCCTTCCGGAGCGATGTACAAACGGGAAGAAGACGGGATTGTACTGGTTGACCAAAATGCATGCCGCGCATGGAGATTCTGTGTATCGAGCTGCCCTTACAAGAAGGTCTATTTCAATTGGCAGACAAACAAAGCCGAGAAATGTACGCTATGTTTCCCGCGGATTGAAGCGGGTCTGCCAACGATCTGTTCCGAGACCTGTGTGGGACGTATCCGTTATATCGGCCTGATGCTGTATGATGCAGACCGTGTTGAAGCCGCTGCTTCAGTTGAAAATGACCAGGATCTCTATGAATCCCAGATGGATATTTTCCTTGATCCGAATGACCCTGGGGTGGTTCGCGAAGCTCGCGAGGCAGGCATTCCAGAGGATTGGATTGTTGCAGCGCAGCAGTCCCCTATTTATAAAATGGTTATCGACTGGAAAATTGCGCTCCCGCTTCATCCGGAATACCGCACCATGCCAATGGTATGGTACATTCCACCGCTTAGCCCGATTACCAATCGGGTAGAGGGACAGGGAAGTTCACTGGAGGCTAATGATATTTTCCCTGCGATTGATAACATGCGTATTCCGGTGGAGTATCTTGCCAATCTGCTTACAGCAGGAGATACGGATCGAATTCGTGAGGTCCTGCGGAAGATGGCAGTTATGCGCATTCACATGCGTAATCAGCAGACGGGTAAGACCAGTGAATCGGCATTGCTGGAAAGAGTGGGTATGGATGCACAGGAAGTGGAGGACATGTATCGACTGCTCGCCATTGCGAAATACAACGACCGTTTTGTCATCCCGCCAGCTCACCGTGAGGAAGTGGAAGATCTCTTCAGCGAACAGGGCAGCTGCGGACTTGATTTTGCAGGTGGTCCAGGTTCTTGTGGGGTATTTTGATGGGAAAGGAGACAATGACAACAATGACGATCGAACCCAATGAGGGAACAGGTCAGGCTCTGGTTTACGATACGAATACGAGAAGAATGGTCTGTAAACTGATCTCCTATCTGTTGCAATATCCCGATACAGCGTGGAGAGAAGGACTGCAAGGAGTGAAGGAAGCTATACAGTCCATTTCCGATGAGATGGTGAACCAGATTTTGCTGACATTTGTAGATGAAGCACAGGCTGTAGGCTCGATTGAGTGGCAGGATGCCTATGTTCGTACATTCGATTTTGATAAAAAGTGTAACCTCTATCTCACGTATGCTCTTCATGGAGATGAACGGGATCGGGGCCCGGCTCTGATTGAATTGAAACGCAGATACGAAGCTGCGGGATTTTATATGGAAGTGAGTGAGTTGCCGGACTATCTGCCTATGGTGCTTGAATTTGTAGCTGAGGCTCCCGAGGAAGATGCCTTAGGGGTGCTCTCCAGTTGCCATAAGGCGTTGGTCACAATGAGCGAAAGCATTACGGGACAGAACAGCCCATATGGACCATTGCTCAGTCTGATGTTACAGGTCATTCCTGAGCCTCCTGCTCCTGATGTGCCAGAACAAGAAGAAACAGTTAACCAACAACCAGCAGATCTTATGCAGATCGCTGCCCAGATGAGGAGGGGGAATCGGTGAGTACACTGGAACTGTTGTTATGGGGCGCTCTTCCCTATATGGTCATTGTTTTCTGTATTACGGCGACGATCTGGCGTTATGTGACGAATCCTTTCAGTTGGACGTCCAAGTCCAGTGAGATGCTGGAGAAACGCATGCTAAAATGGGGCAGTTTACTCTTTCATATTGGGATATTCGCTGTAATCTGTGGACATATTGCCGGTTTGCTTGTTCCAGTGGAGTTCTATCGCTGGATTGGCCTGAGTGATGAAGGATATCACTTGATGGCTATTGCAGGAGGACTGCCTGCGGGGATCATTGCATTTGCGGGTGCTGTCATTTTGCTGGTTCGCCGTTATGTTGCTCGCAGAGTGCGGGCGACAAGCAGCATCGGGGATTGGATGGCACTTGCCATGTTGATCATTGTCATTGTCACCGGAATACTGGCGACCTCGGCTAATGCGGTGAATCACACAGGTTTTGACTATCGAACAACGATTAATCCGTGGTTGCGCGGTCTGATCGTATTCCAGCCTGATCCCGTTCTGATGCAGACAGTACCGATGAACTTCAAAGTACACATTCTGCTTACCTTTGTACTGTACTGCGTGTTTCCATTTACACGTCTGGTTCACATGCTGAGTATGCCACTGGGTTATCTGAAACGCAGTTATGTGCTGTATCGCAGAAGAGATGGTGCTGTGTATCCGAATCAGGAACAAAAAAAGGAAAGGGCGATGTAGATGCAACATAAAGGAAAGGTTCAACTGCCCTTGCAAACGGCAAGTCTGGTTCTGGGTTTCATGGTATGGGTTATCCTGTCATCCCTGATGCCATTTATTAAAGAGGATATTGCGCTTACGTCTTCCCAGCTTGCGTGGGTGACAGCGATTCCCGTATTGATCGGATCGATTGCCCGTATTCCGATTGGTTATTGGACGAATCGATATGGAGCACGCAATATTTTCATGATCAGCTTTGTCCTGTTGCTGGCCCCGGTATGGTGGATTAGCCGTGCGACGTCGTTCAGTGATCTGGTGATTGGTGGATTGTTCCTCGGTATTGGGGGAGCTGTCTTCTCCGTCGGTGTAACTTCACTGCCCAAATATTATCCGAAAGAACGACATGGATTTGTTAACGGGATCTACGGAATTGGTAACCTGGGTACAGCACTGTCTGCATTCGGAGCCCCGCTGATCGCTGAACGAATGGGATGGTCTACGACAGTTCTGCTCTACAGTATTTTACTATTAGGGATGGCGGTGCTGAATTTCGTTCTGGGTGACAAACAGGAAGTGCGGGTTAACGCTCCATTGATGCAGCAACTGAAGGCCATATCACGCAACAATAAACTATGGTTGCTCTGCTTGTTTTATTTTCTGACATTTGGCTCGTTCGTGGCGTTTACGGTGTACTTGCCGAATTTCCTGGTTAGTCACTTTCAGATGGATAAAGTCGATGCAGGTATTCGTACAGCGGGATTCATTCTCGTTGCAACCATTATGCGGCCCGTGGGAGGTTGGCTTGGAGATCGATTTAATCCGTTCAAAATATTAATGTTTGTGTTCGGTGGATTAACGATCGCAGCGATTGTATTATCCTTCGCGCCATCTTTCTATATCTATACGATTGGATGTCTGACTGTGGCATTATGCGCAGGGACAGGTAACGGCACCATTTTCAAATTAGTGCCAATGTATTTCGTCAAACAACCAGGTGTAGCGAATGGAATGATCTCCGCTATGGGGGGACTGGGTGGATTCTTCCCTCCGTTGATGTTGACTTTGTTGTACAGCATGACCGGTCATTATGCCATTGGTTTCATGGCTTTGTCTCAGATCGCGTTGGTCAGTCTTGTACTTGTGATCTGGATGTTCTACCAGGAGAAGCTTCAGTTATCTGCGAGCATTCTGGAGAGTACCATTGAAGCGATTCTGATCACAGATACGAACAGTGTGATTACATCCGTGAACCCGGCCTTTACTGCGGTCACTGGTTATAGTGCTGAAGAGGCGGTTGGACAGAAGCCAAGTCTGCTGAAATCCGGTAAGCAGGATAAACGTTTCTATGACCAATTATGGCTGGAATTACGTGAAAAAGGATATTGGCAAGGCGAGATCTGGAATCGGAAGAAAAACGGAGAGATCTATCAGGAATGGTTAAGTATTACGGCAATCCGTAATGAGGCAGGTGAAGTCAAATATTATGCGGGCATGTTCAGTGACATGGGCAGGCCAGAGCTCACAATCGCCTGATACATGTATCGGTAATTGTGCATACAGCAAGAGACCTTAACATCGATTGCAGGCGTTAAGGTCTCTTTTTGCACACAGAGATTGGTGTAAGGACTTGGGGTAACCCCAGTGGAGCTGGGTGATCATGCATCCTTTTGTTGTTTCAATGCTTGTAAATCAAGAATGATAATTCGGCTGCGATCCACTTCGATCAAATGCTCTTTTGTAAGCTGATTTAGAAGCCGATTCGCTGTTTCCCTTGTTGTACCAATGGAGTTGGCAAACTCCTGGTGTGTCATGGGCAGGTTGATGATAATTTGGTCTCCATGCGTCTGTCCGTGTTGCTCTGCGAGCATGAGAAGGAAGGAGAGCACACGGTTGCGCACATCCTGACCAGAGAGTACCTGCAATTTATCCTGTAATTCTCGTATTTTGTCTCCGAGTACACGCATGATTTTGATCGCAATCGATGGAGTGCTCAGCATTAAACGTTCGAACAGTCTGACGGGTATGGCCAACAGTTCGGTAGGCGTAATCGCTTCAGCGGTAGCCGGATAGGGGTGTGCGTTAAAAAAGCCGGTATGCGGGAACATATCTCCTGTTTTGAGAAAAGAGACAATCTGTTCATGTCCGTTCTCATCCGTTTTATATGCTTTTACGATGCCGGTACGAATGAAAAAAACAGCTTCTTTTTCGCTACCTTCGCTAAAAATGACCGTTTTCTTATGAATGCTTCTGGAAATGGCGATATCTTCGACCTGCTTTAATTCTTCTGGACTAAGGTCCTGAAAGATGGGGAACTGTTGTAGAAACTCCGCTGCTGAATCTTTGTTTACCCTGCTCATGAGAATCTTTCCTCTCTGTGTTCATATTTCTGAACTTCGACATCATTCAATCCTAGGAGGTTAACTGTGAAGTGAAAACTAATACGCATTCAATCGTTATCCCTCATGAACATGGCGGCTGGGCCATGGTTAGTGTGCCTTTTCTGGTAGGTGTGATTGCAAGTGGTCCGCACTGGCTGCATGCGCCCTTATTTGTAGCTTGGCTTGGATTATATCTAACAGCGTATCCCTTACTACAGTCTTTGAAAAAGAATGCCAATCGACATCGTCTCTACAAATGGGCGGCAATCTACGGTACAGTGGCTCTAATCTGTCTGATCCCACCCGTTCTGGGTCAGATCTCACTATTATTCTTTGGCCCGGTACTGGCTGCCTTGTTGCTGGTGAACATCTGGCATGTGAGACACAAAGTAGAACGCTCGCTTACCAATGACCTGTGTGCCATGCTCGTATTCTCTCTGGGGGGAGCAGCTGCTTATCTCATAGGAGGCGGGCACTGGGACTATGGAATGGCGATCGTCGTTTTGTTTTCTTTCTTACATTTTACAGGAAGTACGTTCTTTGTGAAATCGGTCTTTCGAGAGCGAACGAATAAGCGTTGGCTGATGCTAACTCGCACGGTACATATTCTTCTAATCATCATACCGATGGTGATCGGATATCCATGGATGTCTTTGGCGTATGTCTATTCCGCTGTACGCACCTTCATATATGCAGGCAGAACACTGCGCCCTATGAAGGTCGGTATCATTGAAATTATTGGAGCCGTGCAGTTCCTGATCTGGTCTGTTCTGTTGTAAACCGCATCATTTCATCATAGCGTGATTTTTGAACACAGCAGGTGATATAGGTCACAACGTCATAGGATTGTTTTTGATTCGTCGGCAAGGGTTAATGGAATGATAGAAGATTATTGAACAAGAGAGGGGTCGACCCAGATGTGGACTGCATTCATGTGGGGCGGCATCTCTGCCTCAGCGGTTGTCATTGGTGCACTCGCAGCGCTGTTTCTAAAGATTCCCAAACGAGTCATCGGATGGATCATGGCTTTTGGGACAGGTACATTAATCGGGGCAGCTACCTTTGAACTACTCGGAGATGCGCTGAATGATGGGGGGATTATCCCTACAGCCATTGGTTTTACGGCAGGTGCCGTCGTGTATACCTTGTTTGACCTGCTCATCTCGGCAAAGGGTGGGGCAGGTCGTAAACGCTCGGGAAGGTCAGGAGACTCGAATCAAAGCGGCTTGGGGATCTTTGCAGGCACAGTAATGGACGCTATCCCGGAATCCATCATGCTTGGAGCCAGCTTGCTGGCCGGCAACGGTGTCAGTGTGGTGCTGGTGGTATCCATCTTTGTCAGCAACATCCCTGAAGGTCTGTCCAGTACGGTTGGATTGCAGGGCAGCAAGTACAGCAGAGCAAAAATCATGTTGATGTGGCTGAGTGTATTGCTGATCTCCGCGCTTGCAGCTCTGGGTGGATATCTGTTTCTCGAGCAGCTTCCTGAGGAGATGGGTGCAGCGATTGGTGCATTTGCAGGTGGTGGAATCATTGCCATGATCTGCTCGACGATGATGCCGGAAGCCTTTGAAGAAGGTGGGCCAATTGTGGGTTTGATTGCATCCATGGGATTGCTCGTATCGCTGTTGTTGGATCTGTAGATGACAGAATAAGCTTTCGATGCAGCTTTCTTTCAGAAAGCTTTAAGGCGCACACTTCGCTTCTTCAGCTTATTTTTGTCCTCTCCGTTTTTGTGTAAATATTAGTTGAATTGATATAAAAAGAGTATCCGAACAGCGTGATTTCTGGTCGGATACTCTTTTTGATTATTTAACCAAAAGGATGATATTAATGGTTGCTGGAACAGCTGCCTCCGCACCCGCAAGCTTCCTTACCTAGTTCATTGGATTCGGGCAGGCGGTTCAACTCCACGGATTTCGTGAAATAGTGACTGATCTGCTGATGTAGCTGACTGAACTCCCGTTGTGCATAGATAAACCGACGAATGAGGGGATGATCATAGAGTGCGCCTTCTTCCTCTTCATACACCTGGATTTCAGATGCAAGCAATTCGATATTCTGCCGTTCTTTCTCCTCCAGTGCCTGATGTTTCTCCATAAATTTCTCATATTGAGTCGTAGCTTGCTCATCTGCAGCAAACTGATCAATCATGTTCCGCATCTCTTTGTAGCCTTCATCCTGTAGCAGCAGTGAACAGAGCTCCTGCATTTTGTGCATAATGATCTGTTTGTCCAATTTAACAACCGTATTCATCGCATAAACCTCCTGAAGATCTTTTCTTAACTGTATACTGTAACGCTAGGCTGCACTGTGACGATACTCACATCCAATGTGAAATATAATACTTGTCCCAAAGCTATATAAGCTGAACTAATCATTCACACGTTAGCAGTGATGGGAAGGTTATTCTGTCATCGTGGTGTTAGTGTAAATAATCTTTAGTTCAGTACGGAACCATTTCCCTAAGCTGCTCCAGTTGAAGAATAAGGATGCAGTTTCCTGTAACCTGAAGCAGTTCCTGGGTC
The nucleotide sequence above comes from Paenibacillus sp. W2I17. Encoded proteins:
- a CDS encoding nitrate reductase subunit alpha, with product MSNKSMPWMGKLKYFAKREKSAEGWSEMSPVNRDWEDVYRRRWQHDKVVRSTHGVNCTGSCSWQIYVKDGIVTWETQATDYPSTGPDMPEFEPRGCPRGASFSWYLYSPLRVKHPYVRGALLDMWRDALQTHGDPVQAWSSIADDPAKVKRYKSVRGKGGLIRASWGEVTQIIAASLIHTIKEYGPDRIIGFSPIPAMSMVSYAAGSRFLSLMGSPLLSFYDWYADLPPASPQIWGDQTDVPESSDWYNSGYILVWGSNLPMTRTPDAHFLAEARYRGTKVVSISPDYAEYVKFTDTWMSVKQGTDGALAMAMGHVILKEFYIEKPTDYFMQYAKQYTDFPNLLIVEEKDGIHTAGRFLVGEDLGITGNNMAWKTLVFDENSGTYAMPKGSLGFRWGEEGTWNLKMEQVENGEPIDPRLSMLGVHHDLVTIQLPYFDDEGKHVMKRQIPVRQIWLGDRWITVTAVYDLVLAKYGIEREMTRSADSAEVVTGAEQLSVRVHRGDDILHAPQVKPFTPEWQEKITGVDQETVVQIAREFAQNAIDTKGRSMIIMGAGINHWYNSDVIYRAIINLILMTGCQGVNGGGWAHYVGQEKLRPAEGWQTIAFARDWTGPARLQNGTSFFYFATDQWRYEETQVGELTSALEGEPRFQHVADYNVMAARMGWLPSYPQFNRNSIDLHQDALQAGATTKEEIGAYVALELQNKNLKFSIEQPDDPANFPRVLFVWRANLISSSGKGHEYFLKHLLGATNGLLNDDDHGLRPEHVEWVDEAPEGKLDLMINMDFRMAGTAMYSDIVLPAATWYEKSDLSSTDMHPFVHPFNPAVAKQWESRSDWDTFKEIARVFSEMAAQQFDGPQKEIIATPLLHDSPDELAQPYGEIKDWSAGECEAVPGKTMPHIQVVERDYAAVYNKMISLGSVVKDKPIGTKGISWSASEEYEKLKGILGVHRKDGVGQGCPDLSTDRNVAEAILTLSSTTNGKMAVRAWEALEQKTALHLKDLAEERSEECFTFDEITSKPKTVITSPAFSGSEKGGRRYSPFTTNVERLIPWRTLTGRQQFYIDHAMLREFGETLATFKPVLKHTPFHPNSKRPIEGGKEIVLNYLTPHNKWSIHSMYYDALPMLTLFRGGPTIWMNYEDAEEAGLVDNDWIECFNRNGVVVARAVVTHRIPRGMAFMYHAQDRHINVPGTKISQTRGGTHNSPTRIHVKPTHMIGGYAQLSYGFNYYGPTGNQRDLNVIIRKLQEVDWLED
- the narJ gene encoding nitrate reductase molybdenum cofactor assembly chaperone: MTTMTIEPNEGTGQALVYDTNTRRMVCKLISYLLQYPDTAWREGLQGVKEAIQSISDEMVNQILLTFVDEAQAVGSIEWQDAYVRTFDFDKKCNLYLTYALHGDERDRGPALIELKRRYEAAGFYMEVSELPDYLPMVLEFVAEAPEEDALGVLSSCHKALVTMSESITGQNSPYGPLLSLMLQVIPEPPAPDVPEQEETVNQQPADLMQIAAQMRRGNR
- a CDS encoding Crp/Fnr family transcriptional regulator is translated as MSRVNKDSAAEFLQQFPIFQDLSPEELKQVEDIAISRSIHKKTVIFSEGSEKEAVFFIRTGIVKAYKTDENGHEQIVSFLKTGDMFPHTGFFNAHPYPATAEAITPTELLAIPVRLFERLMLSTPSIAIKIMRVLGDKIRELQDKLQVLSGQDVRNRVLSFLLMLAEQHGQTHGDQIIINLPMTHQEFANSIGTTRETANRLLNQLTKEHLIEVDRSRIIILDLQALKQQKDA
- a CDS encoding ZIP family metal transporter gives rise to the protein MWTAFMWGGISASAVVIGALAALFLKIPKRVIGWIMAFGTGTLIGAATFELLGDALNDGGIIPTAIGFTAGAVVYTLFDLLISAKGGAGRKRSGRSGDSNQSGLGIFAGTVMDAIPESIMLGASLLAGNGVSVVLVVSIFVSNIPEGLSSTVGLQGSKYSRAKIMLMWLSVLLISALAALGGYLFLEQLPEEMGAAIGAFAGGGIIAMICSTMMPEAFEEGGPIVGLIASMGLLVSLLLDL
- a CDS encoding YwiC-like family protein, which produces MKTNTHSIVIPHEHGGWAMVSVPFLVGVIASGPHWLHAPLFVAWLGLYLTAYPLLQSLKKNANRHRLYKWAAIYGTVALICLIPPVLGQISLLFFGPVLAALLLVNIWHVRHKVERSLTNDLCAMLVFSLGGAAAYLIGGGHWDYGMAIVVLFSFLHFTGSTFFVKSVFRERTNKRWLMLTRTVHILLIIIPMVIGYPWMSLAYVYSAVRTFIYAGRTLRPMKVGIIEIIGAVQFLIWSVLL
- a CDS encoding nitrate/nitrite transporter encodes the protein MQHKGKVQLPLQTASLVLGFMVWVILSSLMPFIKEDIALTSSQLAWVTAIPVLIGSIARIPIGYWTNRYGARNIFMISFVLLLAPVWWISRATSFSDLVIGGLFLGIGGAVFSVGVTSLPKYYPKERHGFVNGIYGIGNLGTALSAFGAPLIAERMGWSTTVLLYSILLLGMAVLNFVLGDKQEVRVNAPLMQQLKAISRNNKLWLLCLFYFLTFGSFVAFTVYLPNFLVSHFQMDKVDAGIRTAGFILVATIMRPVGGWLGDRFNPFKILMFVFGGLTIAAIVLSFAPSFYIYTIGCLTVALCAGTGNGTIFKLVPMYFVKQPGVANGMISAMGGLGGFFPPLMLTLLYSMTGHYAIGFMALSQIALVSLVLVIWMFYQEKLQLSASILESTIEAILITDTNSVITSVNPAFTAVTGYSAEEAVGQKPSLLKSGKQDKRFYDQLWLELREKGYWQGEIWNRKKNGEIYQEWLSITAIRNEAGEVKYYAGMFSDMGRPELTIA
- a CDS encoding YlbF family regulator yields the protein MNTVVKLDKQIIMHKMQELCSLLLQDEGYKEMRNMIDQFAADEQATTQYEKFMEKHQALEEKERQNIELLASEIQVYEEEEGALYDHPLIRRFIYAQREFSQLHQQISHYFTKSVELNRLPESNELGKEACGCGGSCSSNH
- the narH gene encoding nitrate reductase subunit beta, encoding MKIKAQVSMVMNLDKCIGCHTCSVTCKNTWTNRPGAEYMYWNNVETKPGVGYPKQWEDQERYRGGWEMKNGKLELKSGTRARRLLNIFHNPDQPTIDDYYEPWTYEYEKLTNSPEKKHQPVARPKSQITGEYMNLEWGPNWEDDLAGAHVTGMEDPNMKGVEDSIKMDFEQVFMMYLPRICEHCLNPACVSSCPSGAMYKREEDGIVLVDQNACRAWRFCVSSCPYKKVYFNWQTNKAEKCTLCFPRIEAGLPTICSETCVGRIRYIGLMLYDADRVEAAASVENDQDLYESQMDIFLDPNDPGVVREAREAGIPEDWIVAAQQSPIYKMVIDWKIALPLHPEYRTMPMVWYIPPLSPITNRVEGQGSSLEANDIFPAIDNMRIPVEYLANLLTAGDTDRIREVLRKMAVMRIHMRNQQTGKTSESALLERVGMDAQEVEDMYRLLAIAKYNDRFVIPPAHREEVEDLFSEQGSCGLDFAGGPGSCGVF
- the narI gene encoding respiratory nitrate reductase subunit gamma, whose amino-acid sequence is MSTLELLLWGALPYMVIVFCITATIWRYVTNPFSWTSKSSEMLEKRMLKWGSLLFHIGIFAVICGHIAGLLVPVEFYRWIGLSDEGYHLMAIAGGLPAGIIAFAGAVILLVRRYVARRVRATSSIGDWMALAMLIIVIVTGILATSANAVNHTGFDYRTTINPWLRGLIVFQPDPVLMQTVPMNFKVHILLTFVLYCVFPFTRLVHMLSMPLGYLKRSYVLYRRRDGAVYPNQEQKKERAM